DNA sequence from the Alphaproteobacteria bacterium genome:
CGCGCGCTGCGCGCCATGACGGCGGTGCTGGCCACAAGATTGTCCGCCATCGAGAATTTCGCCGCCGATGTCGCGCATGAGCTTAAGAATCCGCTTACCTCGCTGCGCAGCGCGGTGGAAACCGCCGCGAAGATCGACGATCCGCAGCGCCAGCGCAAACTCATGGCCGTCATACGCGACGATGTGGACAGGCTCGACCGGCTGCTGACCGATATCGCCAGCGCCTCGCGGCTCGACGCCGAACTGAGCCGCGCCCAGGCCGAAAGCGTCGATATCGGCAAATTGATGGAGGCGCTCGCCGATTTTTACGCGCCGATGGACGCGCCGTCGCGCGTGGCCGTCATGGGCGAAATTCCGGCGGGATTGACGGTGCGCGGCTCGAAGGCCGTCTGGCGGAAGTCATGCGGAATCTGATCGACAATGCGCTGTCCCTTCCTGCCGGAAGGCGGCAGCGTGCGGCTGTGGGCCGTCCGGGAGGGCGATTATGTGCGCCTGACCGTCGATGACGACGGCCCCGGCATTCCGGACAATAAACTGGAGGCGATTTTCGACCGGTTCTACAGCGAACGCCCGCGAAGCGAGAAATTCGGCCTGCATTCCGGCCTCGGCCTCTCCATCGCCAAGCAGATCACCGAGGCCCATCGCGGGCGCTTATGGGCCGAAAACCGGCATGACGAAAACGGCCATGTCATCGGCGCGCGGTTTACGGTCCTGCTTCCGGTCGAGACTTGAAATTAAGCTTGTACGGATTGCCTCGGAAATCGCCCAGAAGGCCAACGGCTTTCCGTAAGGCACATACGTCTTTATGCAATAACCCTCATCGGCCTCATGGTGGATATGAAACGTTTCCCTGCCTTTTTCGGCGAAGACGGTCAGGGTGCAGAACTTCCGAGCGGCGCAGACGTATCCGCCGAATGCACGATCACAAAAGACTCGCTGTCGGGCGATGAGCGGCGGTCTAATATAAATGGTTTTCCGGCAAACTCCTTACCCGAAAAACCTTCGCTGGCAGTTTCCACAAGCTCTCGATGCCGCCGACCTCGACGGAGCCAGGCGCATTCTCCGGCGCGCTGCGAAGGGCATGCGCCATGAAAATAGCTGCTTGCTCTTCAAGCGTCATGGGCTTTTCTTCGGTTACTGCGGCCATAGTTAATTTCTCCTTGATAATGTCGGGGGATATTATCGGAGAAAAGGCGAAAGTACAAAATTTTTCCATACTCGAAGCCGAATATTGCTCCTTTTCATCGATTTCCCGCCCTTGCCTCCCCGCCGCGCTTCGCTTATGTTCCCGTCCAAGTTGCCCAGCCCGGTGATTGATGGGAAAGCCTCTCGTTCCCATATATAAAGCGGTAGCCAACCGCTTATAAGGAGTCCGCCCCCATGTCCTCTTCCATGTCCAATATCGTCATCGCCAGCGCCGCCCGCACCCCTATCGGCGCGTTCAACGGCAGTTTAAGCGGCTTCAGCGCCGCGCAGCTCGGCTCCATCGCCATCAAGGCCGCGCTCGAGCGCGCCAAGGTCGACGCGGCGGAAGCCGGAGAAGTCGTCATGGGGCATGTTCTGGCGGCGGGCGCGGGCATGGGCCCTGCCCGGCAGGCGGCCATCGCCGCGGGAATCGGCAAGGACAAGACCGCCTATGCCGTCAACCAGATTTGCGGCTCCGGCCTGCGCGCCGTGGCGAACGGCATGGTTTCGATCATGGCGGGCGATCAGGAGATCGTCGTCGCGGGCGGCATGGAAAGCATGAGCCAGGCGCCGCACGCCATCCATCTGCGGGGCGGCGTCAAGATGGGCGACGCCAAGATGGTCGATACCATGATTAAGGACGGGCTTTGGGACGCTTTCAACGACTATCATATGGGCCAGACGGCGGAGAATGTCGCGGCCCAATGGCAGATCACCCGCGCGATGCAAGACGAGCTCGCGCTCGGCTCGCAGAACAAAGCCGAGGCGGCGATCAAGGCCGGAAAATTTACCGATGAAATTACGCCTGTGACCGTCAAGAACAAAAAGGGCGAGGAAATCGTCAGCCAGGACGAGTTCCCGCGCTTCGGCACGACCATCGAAGCTTTGGCGAAATTGCGTCCGGCCTTCACGGCGGACGGCACGGTGACGGCGGGCAACGCGTCGGGGATCAATGACGGCGCAGCGGCGTTCGTTCTCATGTCGGATGCGCTGGCGGCCAAGCGCGGCATCAAGCCGCTGGCGCGCATCGTGTCATGGGCGACGGCGGGCGTCGATCCGGCGCTGATGGGCAGCGGGCCGATCCCGGCTAGCCGCAAGGCGCTGGAAAAAGCCGGATGGAAAGCCGCCGACCTCGATCTGATCGAGCCAACGAAGCCTTTGCGGCGCAAGCTTGCGCGGTGAACAAGGACATGGGCTGGGACCCGGCGAAAGTGAACGTCAATGGCGGCGCGATCGCGCTCGGCCATCCGATCGGCGCGAGCGGCGCGCGGGTTCTCGTGACGCTGATCCATGAGATGCAAAAGCGCGGCGCGAAAAAAGGCCTCGCCACCTTGTGCATCGGCGGCGGCATGGGCATCGCGATGTGCGTCGAAGGCCAGTAATTAGGAAACAATTCGGAAAACGGCAACCAAGACACAAAGGAAGAGACATGGGGAGAGTTGCGGTCGTCACCGGCGGAACCAGAGGCATCGGCGAAGCGATTTCCGCCGCGCTGCATGCGCGGGCTATAAAGTCGCCGCCACCTATTACGGCAATGACGAGAAGGCGCTGGCCTTCAAGGCCCGCACCGGCATTCCGGTCTATAAATTCGACGTATCGAATTACGACACCTGCCAGAAAGGCATCGCCGCCATCGTCCAGGACCTCGGGCCGGTTGAGATTCTGGTCAACAATGCCGGGATCACGCGCGATACGCTGCTGCATAAAATGACGCTGGAGCAGTGGCGGGAAGTCATCGACACCAATCTGAACTCGCTGTTCAATATGTCGCGCCTGGTCGTCGAAGACATGCGCGCGAAAGGCTTCGGGCGCATCGTCAATATCAGCTCGATCAACGGCCAGGCCGGACAGCTCGGCCAGGTCAATTACTCGGCGGCGAAGCGGGCGTCATCGGCTTCACCAAGGCGCTGGCGCAGGAAAGCGCGATCAAAGGCATCACCGTCAATGCCATCGCGCCCGGCTATATCGACACCGAGATGATGAATACGATCCCTCAAAACGTCCTCGACGCGATCATCGGCAAAATTCCGGTCAAGCGGCTCGGCAAGATCGAAGAAATCGCTCGCGCGGTGCTGTTCCTCGCCGCCGACGAAGCCGGTTTCATCACCGGCTCGACGCTTACCGTCAATGGCGGCCAGTATCTTGCTTGAGCGGATTTGGGACAATCCTATCTATTTCTTTATCGCCAGGTCTGGCGCTACGGCAGGGCTCACCGCCACGAACTGATCCGGATTTATAGCCGGCTTACCGCCGCCAATATCATCCTCTTGCTTCTGCCCTCGATCTTCGGCGCGATGATCGGCATGCTGCAAAATCCGCAGGGGCCGGTTTTTCCCGCGCTGCTGTACTGGATGGCGCTTTATGTCTGCGTCACGCTCATCTTCTGGACGCTTAATAATCCGGCGCGGATCGTCGAACGGCGCACGGCTTTCGAGATTTTCCGGCATTTCAGTGATTTGTGTTATGCGAAAATCATGCAATTGCCGCTGCGCTGGCACCAGGATCACCATTCCGGCGACACGATCAACCGCGTTTCACGGGCCGGCGGCGCGCTGCATAGTTTCGCCCAGGACCAGTACACGGTCATCGAGCTTGCGGTGCGCTATATTGCGGGCTGATTGCTCTTTCCTTTTATGCGCCGCAGGCAGCGGCGGTGGCGTCGGCGCTGACCATGACAGGATTCCTGTCTCGCATAAATTCGACACCTTGAAGCTTATCCCCCTCTATGAGCGGATCGCCGAATGCGATCATCATGCCAAGGCGGCTTTCTATGATTATGTCGGGAACGCCGTCTCGCTGATCACCCTGCGCCTTCCTGACCGGACGCGCGGCGAGCTTGACCGCCGTGTCGCTGCCGCCACGCCCTATCTCTGGGACGAAATAAGGCTCAACGAGGCCAAATGGAGGGCGGGTTATCTTTTTATGACGGCGACGCAGCTCGGCACGCTGCTGGCCTATGTTCTCACCCACCGGCAAGCGGACGGCAGCGTCGCGCTCGGCCCCGCCGTGGCGATGTTTCAGTATATCACGATGATCACCGTTGTGTTCAGCGGCTTCATGGCCCGTTACGGCATCCATGTGCGCTGGCATACGGACATGCAGTC
Encoded proteins:
- a CDS encoding HAMP domain-containing sensor histidine kinase, with the protein product MATAVWRLPQGNLLLAAAVPCMAISRCWARRWRRRGSAKIDAALAEVRASVGKAFLAVLGLTVLLSFYLARTIAGPLRQLAAAVRDVQHGQTQAEFGGVAAILAQRQIPDMGERADEIGELSRALRAMTAVLATRLSAIENFAADVAHELKNPLTSLRSAVETAAKIDDPQRQRKLMAVIRDDVDRLDRLLTDIASASRLDAELSRAQAESVDIGKLMEALADFYAPMDAPSRVAVMGEIPAGLTVRGSKAVWRKSCGI
- a CDS encoding ATP-binding protein gives rise to the protein MRCPFLPEGGSVRLWAVREGDYVRLTVDDDGPGIPDNKLEAIFDRFYSERPRSEKFGLHSGLGLSIAKQITEAHRGRLWAENRHDENGHVIGARFTVLLPVET